Proteins encoded within one genomic window of Saccharopolyspora pogona:
- a CDS encoding LysR substrate-binding domain-containing protein has product MVVFDEPCIMRRLAVDAVTEIGRQPDLVCEAADLAGVLAAARSGLGVTLLPSGEAAPGGARGARPQLEPAPLRVRARPGLADDVADLAAQTVREVVEAHS; this is encoded by the coding sequence GTGGTCGTCTTCGACGAGCCGTGCATCATGCGGCGGCTCGCAGTGGACGCGGTGACCGAGATCGGCCGGCAGCCAGACCTGGTGTGCGAGGCGGCTGATCTCGCCGGCGTGCTCGCGGCCGCGCGATCCGGCCTCGGCGTCACGCTGCTGCCCTCCGGCGAAGCCGCGCCTGGAGGGGCTCGTGGTGCGCGCCCGCAGCTGGAGCCCGCGCCGCTGCGAGTCCGGGCACGTCCCGGACTCGCCGACGACGTCGCGGACCTGGCGGCGCAGACGGTTCGCGAAGTGGTCGAAGCGCACTCGTGA
- a CDS encoding 4Fe-4S binding protein, whose product MPADSLVISTACTACGACLLTCPEHALRPARGRPVVLADRCTACGECVEICPADAIDLLR is encoded by the coding sequence ATGCCCGCTGACTCGCTGGTGATCTCGACGGCCTGCACGGCGTGCGGGGCCTGCCTCCTGACCTGCCCGGAGCACGCCCTCCGCCCGGCCCGGGGCCGCCCGGTGGTCCTGGCGGATCGCTGCACGGCCTGCGGGGAATGCGTCGAGATCTGCCCGGCCGATGCCATCGACCTGCTCCGCTGA
- a CDS encoding pyridoxal-dependent decarboxylase — MSPEEFRAFGRQFVDWIADYYAGVEKHPVRSQVRPGEVRSQLPAHPPEQGEPFERVLSDLDAVLMPGVTHWQHPNFFAYFPANATGPSILGDLLSSGLGVQGMVWATSPACTELETVVVDWMAELLGLPGHFRTDAVGGGVIQDSASSAALVACLAALQRVSDGQVASRGITRRHRLYVSEHTHSSLERAARMVGIGADNVRIVDVDPDSLGMDPKHLDALIAEDLAAGGVPTLVCATIGTTSTTAIDPVREVGDVCRARGVWLHVDAAYAGVAAVCPELRWINDGVAEFADSYCTNAHKWLLTNFDCSLLWMADRRPMIDALSILPEYLRNPATASGEVIDYRDWQVPLGRRFRALKLWSVLRWYGAEGLREHIRTTVGLAQEFAGWVRDDPRFELLEPHPLGLVCFRPLFPELSTEDAGDRVYRLMESLNESGELYLTHTKVGGGTLLRLAVGSPQTERRHVLAAWKRIQEAVG; from the coding sequence ATGTCGCCGGAGGAGTTCCGGGCGTTCGGTCGGCAGTTCGTCGACTGGATCGCCGACTACTACGCCGGTGTCGAGAAGCATCCGGTTCGGTCGCAGGTGCGGCCCGGTGAGGTCCGGTCGCAGCTCCCGGCGCATCCGCCCGAGCAGGGCGAGCCGTTCGAGCGGGTGCTGAGCGACCTCGACGCGGTGCTGATGCCGGGCGTGACGCACTGGCAGCACCCGAACTTCTTCGCCTACTTCCCGGCCAACGCCACCGGCCCGTCGATCCTCGGTGACCTGCTCTCCAGCGGGCTCGGCGTGCAGGGCATGGTCTGGGCGACCAGTCCCGCGTGCACCGAGCTGGAGACCGTGGTCGTGGACTGGATGGCCGAGCTGCTGGGGCTTCCCGGGCACTTCCGGACCGACGCCGTCGGCGGCGGGGTGATCCAGGACTCCGCCTCCAGCGCTGCGCTGGTCGCCTGCCTAGCGGCGTTGCAGCGGGTCAGCGACGGGCAGGTCGCGAGCCGGGGCATCACCCGGCGCCACAGGCTCTACGTCTCCGAGCACACCCATTCGTCCCTGGAGCGCGCGGCGCGGATGGTCGGCATCGGCGCGGACAACGTCCGGATCGTCGACGTCGACCCGGACTCGCTCGGCATGGACCCGAAGCACCTCGACGCCCTGATCGCCGAGGACCTCGCCGCCGGCGGGGTGCCCACACTGGTGTGCGCGACGATCGGCACCACCTCGACGACCGCGATCGATCCGGTCCGCGAGGTCGGCGACGTGTGCCGGGCGCGCGGGGTCTGGCTGCACGTGGACGCGGCGTACGCGGGTGTTGCCGCGGTGTGCCCGGAGCTGCGCTGGATCAACGACGGCGTCGCCGAGTTCGCCGATTCCTACTGCACCAACGCGCACAAGTGGCTGTTGACCAACTTCGACTGCAGCCTGCTGTGGATGGCCGACCGGCGGCCCATGATCGACGCGCTGTCGATCCTGCCCGAGTACCTGCGCAACCCGGCGACCGCGTCCGGTGAGGTGATCGACTACCGGGACTGGCAGGTGCCGCTGGGTCGCCGGTTCCGGGCGTTGAAGCTGTGGTCGGTGCTGCGCTGGTACGGCGCGGAAGGGCTGCGCGAGCACATCCGCACCACCGTCGGCCTCGCCCAGGAGTTCGCCGGCTGGGTCCGCGACGACCCACGCTTCGAGCTGCTGGAGCCGCACCCGCTGGGCCTGGTCTGCTTCCGGCCGCTGTTCCCCGAACTGTCCACAGAGGACGCTGGCGATCGGGTCTACCGGCTGATGGAATCGCTGAACGAGTCGGGGGAGCTGTACCTGACCCACACCAAGGTGGGCGGCGGGACGCTGCTGCGACTCGCGGTCGGTTCGCCGCAGACCGAGCGGCGTCACGTGCTGGCGGCCTGGAAGCGGATCCAGGAGGCGGTGGGCTGA
- the cobJ gene encoding precorrin-3B C(17)-methyltransferase gives MIGLFAVTAAGRRAAAELAGRLGPDAVVADGPIGPAVRRLWDHLDAAVFFLASGAAVRLVAPLLRDKHTDPGVVCVDEARRFAISLAGGHAGGANALAEQVADVLGCTPVVTTATDSIGTTPLDELVDQLDASVDGDLAACGVAILDGWPVRLVNPHGFPLPALPPNVATDAEAPLWTVVIDDRRPTQDEERTLRLIPRTLVVGIGSARGVSRTAVTETVARLDREHGLDPRAIRAVASVDLKADEDGILEAVQDLSFWHSDGGEELSLLTYPAAALAGVEVPNPSEVVRAEVGTPSVAEASALHAAAGLGAGAPVELVVPKIKGDNVTVAAARIQPRGRLAIIGIGPGAPDLRAPRADVELRRASVVVGLDQYLDQVRHLLRPGTEVRATGLGAEEARAAEAVELARAGRAVALIGSGDAGVYAMASPALEKADVDIEVVGVPGVTAALAASALLGAPLGHDHALISLSDLHTPWEIIERRVRAAAEGDLVVCFYNPRSEQRHWQLGRALEILAEHRPVTTPVGAVRQASRAGQRVWCAPIGEFDPAEVDMFTTVLVGSSQSTVVGGRMVTPRGYRWMAADAR, from the coding sequence GTGATCGGTCTGTTCGCGGTGACCGCGGCGGGACGGCGGGCGGCCGCCGAACTGGCCGGACGGCTGGGGCCGGACGCGGTCGTCGCCGACGGGCCGATCGGCCCCGCCGTGCGCCGGCTCTGGGACCACCTGGACGCGGCGGTGTTCTTCCTGGCCAGCGGAGCTGCGGTGCGGCTGGTCGCGCCGCTGCTGCGGGACAAGCACACCGATCCCGGTGTGGTCTGCGTCGACGAGGCGCGCCGCTTCGCCATCTCCCTGGCCGGTGGCCACGCCGGAGGCGCGAACGCGCTCGCCGAGCAGGTCGCCGACGTGCTCGGCTGCACCCCGGTGGTCACCACCGCCACCGACAGCATCGGCACCACCCCGCTGGACGAACTCGTCGACCAGCTCGACGCCAGCGTGGACGGTGACCTGGCGGCCTGCGGCGTCGCGATCCTGGACGGCTGGCCGGTCCGCCTGGTCAACCCGCACGGCTTCCCGCTTCCCGCCCTGCCGCCCAACGTCGCCACCGACGCCGAAGCGCCACTGTGGACGGTCGTGATCGACGACCGGCGGCCGACGCAGGACGAGGAGCGGACGCTGCGGCTCATCCCGCGCACGCTGGTCGTCGGTATCGGGTCCGCGCGGGGCGTCTCGCGGACGGCGGTGACCGAGACGGTCGCCCGGCTGGACCGCGAGCACGGCCTGGACCCGAGGGCGATCCGCGCGGTGGCCAGCGTCGACCTGAAGGCCGACGAGGACGGCATCCTCGAAGCCGTGCAGGACCTGAGCTTCTGGCACTCCGACGGCGGCGAGGAGCTGTCGCTGCTGACCTATCCGGCGGCGGCGCTGGCCGGTGTCGAGGTGCCCAACCCGAGCGAGGTGGTGCGCGCCGAGGTCGGCACGCCCTCCGTCGCGGAGGCATCCGCGCTGCACGCGGCCGCCGGACTGGGCGCCGGGGCGCCCGTCGAGCTGGTGGTGCCGAAGATCAAGGGCGACAACGTGACCGTCGCCGCCGCCCGCATCCAGCCGCGCGGTCGACTGGCAATCATCGGCATCGGCCCGGGCGCGCCCGACCTGCGAGCCCCGCGCGCCGACGTCGAGCTGCGCCGCGCCTCAGTGGTCGTCGGTCTGGACCAATACCTCGACCAGGTGCGGCACCTGCTGCGCCCCGGCACCGAGGTGCGCGCCACCGGGCTCGGCGCCGAGGAGGCCCGCGCCGCCGAGGCGGTGGAGCTGGCCCGGGCGGGGCGCGCGGTGGCGCTGATCGGCTCCGGTGACGCCGGGGTGTACGCGATGGCCAGTCCGGCGCTGGAGAAGGCCGACGTCGACATCGAGGTCGTCGGCGTGCCAGGGGTGACGGCGGCGCTGGCCGCGTCCGCGCTGCTGGGCGCGCCGCTGGGCCACGACCACGCGCTGATCAGCCTGTCCGACCTGCACACGCCGTGGGAGATCATCGAGCGCCGCGTCCGGGCGGCGGCCGAGGGCGACCTGGTGGTGTGCTTCTACAACCCACGTTCGGAGCAGCGGCACTGGCAGCTCGGCCGGGCCCTGGAGATCCTGGCGGAGCACCGCCCGGTGACCACGCCGGTCGGCGCGGTCCGCCAGGCCAGCCGTGCCGGGCAGCGGGTGTGGTGCGCCCCGATCGGTGAATTCGACCCGGCCGAGGTGGACATGTTCACCACGGTGCTCGTCGGCTCCTCGCAGTCCACTGTGGTCGGTGGTCGGATGGTGACGCCCCGGGGCTACCGGTGGATGGCGGCGGATGCCCGCTGA
- a CDS encoding HoxN/HupN/NixA family nickel/cobalt transporter, which translates to MSWDAEASRPQAGWGAAERRKAAVVLAAVGVLHLAGWSAYLLQQESFSAVGGLAAAGTTAYLLGLRHGFDADHVAVIDDATRLLMQRGRRPVSTGMWFALGHASVVLFLAVAIAFIAGPAAQQWAEQAGVQVATVVDLIVIAVLSTLAVLNALVLRDALRLLRRARRGAVDETEVELVLGRRGLLARLLRGRMRGVGRSWHLFGIGLLFGLGMQTATEITVLAMVSPTEHQSGIAVLSLPLLFAAGMCTVDSVDGMLMSRAYTWSLARPLRRLWVNVTTTALTVVLAAVIAFIVLCGLLAEHGLSFLDGIAAVSDQFELLGYITLGLFLAVWGGAALWWHLKSRKEPEVE; encoded by the coding sequence ATGTCTTGGGATGCCGAAGCGAGTCGGCCGCAGGCCGGTTGGGGCGCCGCCGAGCGCCGGAAAGCAGCGGTCGTACTGGCCGCCGTCGGAGTGCTCCACCTAGCGGGCTGGAGCGCCTATCTGTTGCAACAGGAATCGTTCAGCGCGGTCGGCGGGCTGGCCGCCGCCGGGACGACGGCGTACCTGCTCGGCCTGCGCCACGGGTTCGACGCGGATCACGTCGCGGTGATCGACGACGCGACGAGGCTGCTGATGCAGCGCGGCCGCCGACCGGTGTCGACCGGCATGTGGTTCGCACTCGGGCACGCCAGCGTCGTGCTGTTCCTCGCCGTCGCGATCGCCTTCATTGCCGGACCCGCTGCGCAGCAGTGGGCCGAGCAGGCCGGGGTGCAGGTCGCCACCGTCGTGGACCTGATCGTGATCGCCGTGCTGAGCACGTTGGCGGTGCTCAACGCGCTGGTGCTGCGCGACGCCCTGCGGTTGCTGCGCCGCGCCCGCCGCGGCGCGGTCGACGAGACCGAGGTCGAGCTGGTGCTGGGGCGGCGCGGCCTGCTCGCCCGGCTGCTGCGCGGGCGGATGCGCGGCGTCGGGCGCTCCTGGCACCTGTTCGGCATCGGGCTGTTGTTCGGGCTCGGCATGCAGACGGCCACCGAGATCACGGTGCTGGCCATGGTGTCGCCGACCGAACACCAGTCCGGCATCGCGGTGCTGAGCCTGCCGCTGCTGTTCGCCGCCGGAATGTGCACAGTGGACAGCGTGGACGGGATGCTGATGTCCCGCGCCTACACTTGGTCGCTGGCGCGGCCCCTGCGGCGGCTGTGGGTGAACGTGACCACCACGGCCCTGACCGTCGTGCTGGCCGCCGTGATCGCCTTCATTGTCCTCTGTGGACTGCTGGCGGAGCACGGGTTGTCGTTCCTGGACGGGATCGCGGCCGTGAGCGACCAGTTCGAACTGCTCGGCTACATCACGCTCGGGCTGTTCCT
- a CDS encoding excisionase family DNA-binding protein — MRGTGERTVLPPARADELLGLLRALDEQGNAPALITRDGSRIDLPDELYDVLHDVVFALSRGLAITVAPRHTVLTTGEAAEMLGVSRPTLVRLLESGEISFEQPGRHRRIRLDDLLAYRERARRARAAGPDEMVRVSEAAGRYGLPTDARVERLSESEQED, encoded by the coding sequence ATGCGGGGGACGGGCGAACGCACGGTATTGCCGCCGGCCAGGGCCGATGAGCTGCTGGGATTGCTCCGGGCGCTGGATGAGCAAGGCAATGCTCCTGCGTTGATCACCCGCGACGGCTCGCGGATCGACCTGCCGGACGAGCTCTACGACGTGTTGCACGACGTGGTGTTCGCACTGTCCCGTGGCTTGGCGATCACAGTTGCCCCGCGACACACGGTCCTGACGACCGGCGAGGCGGCGGAGATGTTGGGGGTCTCCAGGCCAACGCTCGTCCGGCTCCTCGAATCAGGCGAGATTTCTTTCGAACAGCCGGGCCGCCATCGCCGGATTAGGTTGGACGACCTGTTGGCGTACCGTGAGCGCGCTCGACGTGCCCGTGCGGCAGGGCCGGACGAAATGGTGCGGGTGTCCGAGGCGGCGGGCCGCTACGGTCTCCCGACCGACGCGCGTGTCGAGCGGTTGTCCGAATCGGAGCAGGAAGACTGA
- a CDS encoding DUF1876 domain-containing protein has protein sequence MNETHTITLNLQVVEAGAKTTADVGFTTPGGQALHGHGTARRHPDDPEVPQIGDEIAIARALFELAHKLLDNAAQDIGDRLHRRVHLPA, from the coding sequence ATGAACGAGACCCACACCATCACGTTGAACCTGCAGGTCGTGGAGGCGGGCGCGAAGACCACCGCCGACGTCGGTTTCACCACTCCGGGCGGTCAGGCGCTGCACGGCCACGGCACGGCGCGGCGCCACCCGGACGACCCGGAGGTACCGCAGATCGGCGACGAGATCGCGATCGCCCGCGCCCTGTTCGAGCTGGCGCACAAGCTACTGGACAACGCGGCGCAGGACATCGGCGACCGCCTGCACCGCCGCGTGCACCTGCCTGCCTGA